The DNA region AGTTTGTTTCAGCAATCACAGTGATTGCTGAAATCATGGAAGAGAAAATATGACacctgaaagaaggaaaaagcatatGAATTTTCATGAGATAAACTTGCTTCTTCTACAAATGTGTAGCCTTGCAGCTCTTCTATGCCTCAGCAGGAGACAATGACTGATCTCCCCAGCGGGAGCCTTTTGTGGACCCAGAGGGAAGTTACTAATGCTACAAACGGCTTCAGTGACAACAGCAGAATTTGTGAAGGTACTTTTGCGGATGTCTACAAAGGTCAGAGAAACAACATAGTATATGTCATTAAAAGACTGAAAGAGGCAAGTactccaccttttctttttctttgaaggggTATGTTATTAGTCTCTCTTGAACATTAGCAGCTGTTGCTTAATATTGTGTGGGCAAGGGATCAGAAGAGCTAGACAAGAGGAGAGGTAAAAAGGAAATTATGTAAAGTAAGTAAACCTAGATTCAGCAAATACGTATGAGAGATACTTTACTCATGTGAGTGGTTTTATTAACTCTGTCCATGGGAGTAGCCTGCAATGTACCTACCTGCATTGATGATTGGATCAGAGGTGTCTTTACACTGTTCTGTTCTAATTTTCAATTAATTGTTGCCTTTGACACAAAGCTGCCACCAGTGATACTTGCCTATTTTCTAAAGTAGCTTGTCATCTAGAGGCTAAAAGATCTGTATAAATGCAACATAATAATTACTATTGACATTCTattgcatgttttaatttttcagatggaaTGCACAAGCCCAAATTCCACCCAAAGATTCTTTCATACAGAAGTACAGATTTGCTTTCGGTAAGTGGTTGGCTTTCAAATGCAGCCTGTGCATGTCCTGCATGTGGCCTGTTGCCGGTGTGTTTCCTTTAAGACTCATGTGTCTGTCTCCCAGGTACTGTGCTGTTCTGGGGACAGCGGGGTTATGTACTGCCTTTGCAGGAGACTTGGGGAAACAGCATgcctcccagtgctgctgcaggaccctgctgagctctgccagtCCAGGAGGTGGTGAGGGAGCAGTGCCTTGTGGAGTTTTGTACCCCTCCTACCTACTCAGAACTGGGCTGTGCTATAATGATCTCACTCTGCTGGTGGGTTAGTTAGCTTTCTGCAGTTCTGCTCAGGGCCATTCTGTGCTTCCAGCTGCAGGACACAATTCCAAGTTGCCTTGAATTTAGGAATTTATTCCAGctcaggaatgtatttttctgtgctgctctgacTTTATTTGCAAATTATTGTTGATCTGTGCCTGCAGGTGTTGTCATGTCAACATTTTGCAGCTGCTGGGTTTCTCAGTAGAAACCGGATTGCACTGTCTGATATATCCATACCTGCCTAATGGATCACTACAAAACAAACTTCAGTGTCAAGTAAGCAAATTATCTGGGTCTGTGGTTACaagtcctgtcctgtcctgttaTTGTATGTATCTCTTTGAATTCTGaggaacagccaaaaaaaaaaaaaaaaaaaaaaagtgcccaaaTATCTCTACTGCAAGTAGTACAAAGGCTGCAGCTCTTTTGCAGTTTTTCTACTGCAAAGTAGATCAGGTCAACAGGAAGTTTCTGCTGTGCAGCCTttagatttttaaagtaataaagaaTCTGCAAAATGTGTCTATTAATATTGTAATATTTTACTGGATTTGGGAATATGTTTTTGTAGAATCCGTCATAATATTCATTGGCATAATGTGCTATGAAGTTTTACACGGGCTTAAGAGGGAATAGTTTGAAGTGTTCACACCTACTGAAAGAGTGTTTGCAGAGGAGATCATAGGGCAGAGAAACATCAGAAAAGAAGCCGTCCATCAAAACCAGCGCTATGCCTCAGTAATGGCCAGTACTTGGTGATTTGTACAAGCATGATCCTTGCAGTAGGCTTATCTCACCATGTCCAATAGCAGGCAAAACGTGCAGAACAATATATAAGAATTAGGTTCCTTCCTTGGCCTAGAGATCATCAGTTTCTGCCTTGGACCAAACTTTTGATTTAGGTCAGCAGGATTTTTGACTGGGACTAAAACTGAGTCTTTGGTTTTCAAAACTACTAATGTCTTacagttttttattttataaaatatgattttttttcctcacttcctTGCAGGATGATTCTGTTCCACTGGCCTGGGAGATGCGCATTAGCATTTCTATAGGACTCATCCGAGCTGTAGAGTATTTACATAATTTTGGAATTCTTCATGGGAATATCAAAAGGTGAGGGGTTTGGCATATTAGCACTTCCTTGGTCACCTGTTCATTCCAGGATTTCTTTAACAATAATGGCTGAAAGCTTATGCAGTTTTGAAATCTGTTTGCAGTATCTTTTGGCTGTCTCTTGTTCTGTAAGGCATTTATTGGTTTATGTTGAATCTGTCTCTCTTTTCTAAATGATGGAAGTATACTCTTTTGAAGTAATTCCTGGAGTGCttgtttttccccctctccctttctaCCATTCTTTATCCTCTCATTCATACACAGCAGGCCAAATGCTGCAAACTTTCAGCGCTTAactttaaaagtataaaactgTAATTCTTTACCTCAAGTTAAAGTAATTATTTGACCGGTATTGTTATTTGTCTTCCTTTATCACAGCTCAAATGTCTTGTTGGATGAAAACTTTACACCAAAGCTTGGACATTCAGGTCTGCGATTGTATTCTGTTGATAAAAAATCAGAATATGCTATGATGAAAACCAAAGTCCTCCAAGCTTCTCTTACCTATTTGCCGGAAGATTTTATCAGGCATGGGCAGTTCACAGAAAAAGTTGACATATTCAGCTGTGGTGTGGTATGTTGCCTTTTTTCCATGTTCTGTTGCATTCTTTGGTGCTTCTAGACAGGAAATTGGATGTAAGACCTTGGGCCTCACACAGTTGTTTTGCTGGCAATTTCATATCATAGTTGCTGACTATATAATGTGTTGAAATCCTGTTTTTAATTATGTTCACACTCCAAATATACTTCAGTTTGTGGCAAAGTGAGGTGAGAATCTTTTGAACAATAGAAACAAAATTCTTTCTTGTTGCAAAAAAATTGTTACTGCTGATTCTAGCAGAAAGACTGCAGTTAGGTTCTCAGAAATCTTGCAGATTTGCCACATGAACTGCTACAAACATCACCTGTTAATTTGGAATTTCAACTAAAATAATTGATAATTTATGATGTCAGCTGTCTCCAGGTGTTTCCATTTAAATAGAAAGTTACCCTGTTCAGTGTGATTTCTTATCTAGATTTAGAATGACTTTGTTCTCATCCTTTGTTTCAACAGTATCTATTGTACCTAACTATAAAATTTGGACTTGGCTCTGCAGGTGGATCTAAAGTCTCATAAAGATTGCCCAGATCTGGCATTGTTAAgccatctgaaacaaaaatagaATTTCAAAATGCCCTGGCAGTTCAATTTTTCTTTAGTTacaaaacttgtttttaaaaatagaattaattctgaacaaattgttttacttttcaaatgtattttctagGTCTTAGCAGAGATACTGACAGGGATTAAGGCACTGGATGAAGGAAGACACCCTATTTATCTGGTAAGAAAAAGCAGGAATAATGAATACCAACATGAGTGAATGGGGTTGCTGtcagaaaatgaattttcattttaattaatacaGTTTGTTATTTGCAGTCTGCTGTACACATCCTGAAGAAGGGATGTTTAGAAGCTATATCCTGGTTCCATTAACATCAACAGCCTACCTGCCTTTAGACAGAAGCAGAATATATATTCCTTTTTCACATACCACACTCATGAGGGCTGGCCCAATGATGTTAGGAGATATTCCAGAATAACTGGTGTTTAAATACAAGCTTATTTGAGACAAGGCTTTGTGCTGAAATGCTGCTGCATGGTTTTTATGTGCCAGAAAGAGGTCTTATGAGCCAAAGTGAATGGGGAAACCTGGGTAGGCAGCAACTGCAGTTGCTCATCATCGTGTTTATCAGGCATTGGCGTATTGCAGTAGTGTCTGGAATTCATACTGTGGCCAATTTGCACAAGCTGTGATTAGAACTACACAAACTACTTTCACAAGCAACCAGAACTGGCCAGGCTCACTGAATGCCATTATCAACCATCTTCATGAAAACAAACTCCACCTATATTCCTTCTATGGGATACACTTCTTCTGATTTGCCATCTTGTTGAAGCCTTTGAGGGGAAAACAATAGTATCCTTTCTTACTATTTCCAAGCAATTCAGCAATGTTCAAATGGGTTCAGAAAATAAAGGATCCTAggtttatgatttctttaagaaatgtttGAAAAGTCCTGTGCAGGAATGCTGCTTTATACAGTGTTGATTATTTTTCATTCCTATAAATGGTCATAAGCCTAGAAGAGCTGGGTCTGCTATAGTGAATTTGACATTAGACACATGCAGAGAAaatctttggccttttctctcctgtgaaaacaaacatttctgtcaGTTGCATGAATGGAGATTCTTAAAGCTTTTAGGTCTGTAAACCAGCCATTAAGGAGCAATAACAAATAATATATAGCAAGATTCATATTCTCAGTGATTCAGATAGAAATAAATGTTTGTGTTAATTTTCCCTTCACTAATGTATCTCTTTTCTTTGAATAGAAAGATATGATTGCTGATGAAATTCAAATAGCGAAAGAAAGCTCGTACTCCAAAgtaaaaaactttgaaaaactaGCTGCCAAGGAAATATGCTGTAAATACCTAGACAGGAAAGCAGGACACTTGCTGGAAGAGGTTGCTATTGATTTCGCCTCAGCCATCTGCCTTTGCCTGAGAAAGAAGAATTCTAACATAGCAGaggtaatattttaaatacatgaccAAGTCTTCCTGACAGCAAGGTCTGAAGCTACAACATTCATGCCTTGCTTATTTTTGAGTGTTGACATAGGAGAATATGTGTAAGCAGGGGTACAGGAATTATTCTGCATTCAcagattttgttgttaaaaacagGTGCTTGAAATTATGGAAATggctgaaaataaattaagagaGCATTACATCTGTGGAGGCAGCACTTCTGGATTGTCCATGAACACTCCAGAAGAAACAGATGATGAGACAACTAGTCTCAGCATGGATGTGCCTTCTGCAGGGGAGAATAAAGAGGACAGCATGCAGCCAGTAATCCTGACAAGTGCCAATCCATGCACGCCTTTAATAGGAGTTGTGTCACCTGACATTTACTGCGGACAAATGTCAAGGGTCCCTTGTGAATCAGATGAATCAAGTAGTTTTATATGGAATCCTTCAGAAGGATCTACAGATGATCTAACTAGCAACAGCTGTAACAATTCAAAAAATATAGCAGCCTCTGATGACAGGATCAAGCAGGAAAAACCTGCAAGTGGACTCCAGGAAAGAAATGCGGCATGCACCAAAAGTGATGATGTCTTGGAAACAGAGTCTACTGCACAGAGCACCtttgaacaaaaaaatgcagaccTTGACTCTTCATGTTCTTCACAAGGTAAATCTAGATAAATCTGAAGGGTGCATGCAGAACATTCAAACACATATGATCTTCAAGCTGTTTTGGCAAATCTGCCCATGCTTCTGTTACGATAACCAAAGTCTTTGTAAAAGTGCTCTAGTATTATAATAGTAGGGACAAAATACTCTTCTCCAGAATTGCTTAGGTTCTTCTTCCTACTTCTAAACACATTTCAGTAAATCTTTTCTCCTTGGTTATGATTTTACCAATAAATCTACAAACTGTGTCCTGGTTTTCTATCAGGTTTTTTCCTAagccagttttggggttttgggttgttttgttttgttttgttttttaatttaaaattatcgTCCATTCTTTAGacaatagatttttttctcaatatgtgggcttttttatttttcagcatcagCCAGAGAGACATCTTGGAAAATAAAGATAAATGATCAAAAAAAGAAgctaatggaaaatattttgctgtatgAAGAAGACAAATTAAACAGTTCTGAACTTTTTGAATcataaattggatggatttattAGCAGTGGCCAGCTCAGAAGAAGTAAGGACTCTCTCTTCATTAGAAGGGTGGTAAAAGTGTACCTTTTACATAAGGTTAAGTAGCAGATTTGGATCAGAAACATTAGCTctgactgaagaaaagaaaagtgatCACACTtagaagaagcagaaaatatcTGTTCTAAAGCAAATTAAAGCACAATGCCACTCTGTAAACAGAaatgccttcttcctttttcatctgcAATGTAAAAAGATATGCCAAACACAAACAATTGCCAAAATAATTTAGGATCCTTTTGCAGTGTATTTCAGAAAGCATCTATGTATAATGTatgtcttattaaaaaaacacagtCCTAGAAGTTACAGGGCAAGCACTGATCAGCAACCAGTTAGCAATACCCTTTACTGTTATCCCACTGTGTACAGGCAGAGGGAAGCCTTCAGAGAGATGGGAGTAGgtttcagttttcaaatgaaTCTATCCTAGTCCTTATAATCTTAGTCCACATAACTCAAAACCACTGCATTACCAGAGAGGGGAATTTTTATGCAAGTTCTCAGATGTATTCTATGTGACTCAATCTCAATTTGAATTGCACTGAAGATAGTTGTAAGTAAGTAATTTAAGCCATGTTAGTCTACTCTATGAGCTGCTCTACTACGTATATACATAGGACACCATTTGAAGTCTAACCTTTAAGTTTCACTGTCAGGAGTTCTAAGTGTTTAATACTTCGTAAGAGTATttttggaagttatttttttctaagtgtCCTTTACATGTTGTTAAGGTTTCTCATTGTGTTTCACATGGTCATTGTTGTATATTTTGGATTAGGGACAAGcttgtaatttaaaatatctaTAATTTTGTTATAAGTCACTTGAAATTTGatttgttatatttattttggCAATGGGTTAAAGAATCAGTGAAAGATGAGCTAGCAAGTGGACCTGTTCATGGTGCCATGCTCACCACATATTCTCAGAGAGGAATCATTTTGTGTGTCTCTTGGCTTACCCAGCGTTAGCAGCCTTGGGGTCAGCCTTGGTGATCAcgcttaaaagaagaaaaatagaaacttgTATGCTGTCATACATATTATCAAGTGTAAACCCCCTTAAGAATGTGTCACTTTCATTGCTATGactatttattatttgtaatatTGTCAGTATATTCCATTCTTGTGCAGTCTAAGGAAATACAGGTTTCTTATAAACAAAAAAGAACTATCAGAACATGTAGCTCAGCTTACAGACAGGTGACTGCTGCCTTCTTAGCATAGGTAATAGGGCCTGATGTACAGAAATGGCTAAAATTCACAATGGAATTCagggaatatttttaaaaaatatgaatttatatGCAAATCTTTTCACTGGAATTGTGTAATGGTATAGTTTTCCTAGCTTTACACAAAGGTCTCTAAGTAAGGCCTCATATCTTCTATATTTGTACATTGTAGGTACTATTATGAGCAGGTAAAAGTATTTTAGCCTAAAGACCTGAGTATTAGAATCATCTACACATTTATCAAATTGATTTCTACACTAAAAACTGGTAAAATTCCTTAATTATAAGTGCCTTGGATACTGTCTATATATTTGCCAGTGTCAGTTTTTTATTTTACCAGAATCAAACCAAGAAAACATTGGTACTGACATAAGAAATATTGAGTGTACTCGGATTGGTCAGTAACTGCTTAATTCTACATGAGATTTAATTGAGATACTTCATGGCACTGAAAATTTAACATTAATTGTTTTTCATGGGTACATTTTGGGAGATCCATGGTAAATACCTCGGGTCTCCTCTACGAAGAAATGCACATAGACACGCCCCAGAGCTGAATGGAAAACctgttttttaaactgagaaacaTAATTTAGACACAGTTCTGTTTCACAAAAGTGCTTTAAAGGTTTTGTTCTCTTCTAGTCACAAAATGAAATTGTTACTCTTTGCCTTGTTCCATGttagttttaaaaaattctcaggTGATATACATGGTCTTGTAGAGTTACGTAAGTATAGAATGTAACATATATAAGACACTGCATAGTCTTACAATAGTGGTACTCTGTTACATAACTTGGCTATTCAGTATAATGTATGTTTTAATCCCAACTTGGCTAATTTATACATTACCATTTACTAATACCTCTGTGaataaaaaaactgaaaaaaaccccttttttataGCCTGCTTTTTCGTGATTTATGGCACAGAAAAATGTGTCTCAATGCACCCTATTTAGGTAAATTTGTGTTCATAGGGAAGCAGCTCAAGGTCTCTTTACACACACTTAATCATTAGTAATTATTAGTACAAACATGTTTATTCTATCTTCATTCACTGTTAAAtagctaatttttttcctttgaggtgtctctaaagaaaaatgtcactCTAAAATTAATAATTACAAGGATTACTGAGATACAACTGGCATTTATTGTTGTTTAGATGCAGAATCTATAGTATCCTTTATCCTTAAGACATAGTAGCTCTTTGTCAAGAATGGacaactctgc from Accipiter gentilis chromosome 23, bAccGen1.1, whole genome shotgun sequence includes:
- the IRAK2 gene encoding interleukin-1 receptor-associated kinase-like 2 isoform X4; its protein translation is MATVGTKDPPERDCDAMTLQQPPLALKGGSPRALYIHSMPAWVLEDFCQKMDCLSDYDWMRFASYVITDQTELRKIKCMEKTGISITRELMWWWGVRLATVQQLLDLLQGLQLYRAAQVILDWTSASNITNSEKAELVEPPKQENVSLTPTENKKRERENEISLLPSPDSTHLGLPPAGSAVSERALYSLPFPPPPPRHLLKSLQSNPPVSSSVKMECTSPNSTQRFFHTEVQICFRCCHVNILQLLGFSVETGLHCLIYPYLPNGSLQNKLQCQDDSVPLAWEMRISISIGLIRAVEYLHNFGILHGNIKSSNVLLDENFTPKLGHSGLRLYSVDKKSEYAMMKTKVLQASLTYLPEDFIRHGQFTEKVDIFSCGVVLAEILTGIKALDEGRHPIYLKDMIADEIQIAKESSYSKVKNFEKLAAKEICCKYLDRKAGHLLEEVAIDFASAICLCLRKKNSNIAEVLEIMEMAENKLREHYICGGSTSGLSMNTPEETDDETTSLSMDVPSAGENKEDSMQPVILTSANPCTPLIGVVSPDIYCGQMSRVPCESDESSSFIWNPSEGSTDDLTSNSCNNSKNIAASDDRIKQEKPASGLQERNAACTKSDDVLETESTAQSTFEQKNADLDSSCSSQASARETSWKIKINDQKKKLMENILLYEEDKLNSSELFES
- the IRAK2 gene encoding interleukin-1 receptor-associated kinase-like 2 isoform X1; the protein is MATVGTKDPPERDCDAMTLQQPPLALKGGSPRALYIHSMPAWVLEDFCQKMDCLSDYDWMRFASYVITDQTELRKIKCMEKTGISITRELMWWWGVRLATVQQLLDLLQGLQLYRAAQVILDWTSASNITNSEKAELVEPPKQENVSLTPTENKKRERENEISLLPSPDSTHLGLPPAGSAVSERALYSLPFPPPPPRHLLKSLQSNPPVSSSVKPCSSSMPQQETMTDLPSGSLLWTQREVTNATNGFSDNSRICEGTFADVYKGQRNNIVYVIKRLKEMECTSPNSTQRFFHTEVQICFRCCHVNILQLLGFSVETGLHCLIYPYLPNGSLQNKLQCQDDSVPLAWEMRISISIGLIRAVEYLHNFGILHGNIKSSNVLLDENFTPKLGHSGLRLYSVDKKSEYAMMKTKVLQASLTYLPEDFIRHGQFTEKVDIFSCGVVLAEILTGIKALDEGRHPIYLKDMIADEIQIAKESSYSKVKNFEKLAAKEICCKYLDRKAGHLLEEVAIDFASAICLCLRKKNSNIAEVLEIMEMAENKLREHYICGGSTSGLSMNTPEETDDETTSLSMDVPSAGENKEDSMQPVILTSANPCTPLIGVVSPDIYCGQMSRVPCESDESSSFIWNPSEGSTDDLTSNSCNNSKNIAASDDRIKQEKPASGLQERNAACTKSDDVLETESTAQSTFEQKNADLDSSCSSQASARETSWKIKINDQKKKLMENILLYEEDKLNSSELFES
- the IRAK2 gene encoding interleukin-1 receptor-associated kinase-like 2 isoform X2 codes for the protein MATVGTKDPPERDCDAMTLQQPPLALKGGSPRALYIHSMPAWVLEDFCQKMDCLSDYDWMRFASYVITDQTELRKIKCMEKTGISITRELMWWWGVRLATVQQLLDLLQGLQLYRAAQVILDWTSASNITNSEKAELVEPPKQENVSLTPTENKKRERENEISLLPSPDSTHLGLPPAGAVSERALYSLPFPPPPPRHLLKSLQSNPPVSSSVKPCSSSMPQQETMTDLPSGSLLWTQREVTNATNGFSDNSRICEGTFADVYKGQRNNIVYVIKRLKEMECTSPNSTQRFFHTEVQICFRCCHVNILQLLGFSVETGLHCLIYPYLPNGSLQNKLQCQDDSVPLAWEMRISISIGLIRAVEYLHNFGILHGNIKSSNVLLDENFTPKLGHSGLRLYSVDKKSEYAMMKTKVLQASLTYLPEDFIRHGQFTEKVDIFSCGVVLAEILTGIKALDEGRHPIYLKDMIADEIQIAKESSYSKVKNFEKLAAKEICCKYLDRKAGHLLEEVAIDFASAICLCLRKKNSNIAEVLEIMEMAENKLREHYICGGSTSGLSMNTPEETDDETTSLSMDVPSAGENKEDSMQPVILTSANPCTPLIGVVSPDIYCGQMSRVPCESDESSSFIWNPSEGSTDDLTSNSCNNSKNIAASDDRIKQEKPASGLQERNAACTKSDDVLETESTAQSTFEQKNADLDSSCSSQASARETSWKIKINDQKKKLMENILLYEEDKLNSSELFES
- the IRAK2 gene encoding interleukin-1 receptor-associated kinase-like 2 isoform X3 — protein: MATVGTKDPPERDCDAMTLQQPPLALKGGSPRALYIHSMPAWVLEDFCQKMDCLSDYDWMRFASYVITDQTELRKIKCMEKTGISITRELMWWWGVRLATVQQLLDLLQGLQLYRAAQVILDWTSASNITNSEKAELVEPPKQENVSLTPTENKKRERENEISLLPSPDSTHLGLPPAGSAVSERALYSLPFPPPPPRHLLKSLQSNPPVSSSVKETMTDLPSGSLLWTQREVTNATNGFSDNSRICEGTFADVYKGQRNNIVYVIKRLKEMECTSPNSTQRFFHTEVQICFRCCHVNILQLLGFSVETGLHCLIYPYLPNGSLQNKLQCQDDSVPLAWEMRISISIGLIRAVEYLHNFGILHGNIKSSNVLLDENFTPKLGHSGLRLYSVDKKSEYAMMKTKVLQASLTYLPEDFIRHGQFTEKVDIFSCGVVLAEILTGIKALDEGRHPIYLKDMIADEIQIAKESSYSKVKNFEKLAAKEICCKYLDRKAGHLLEEVAIDFASAICLCLRKKNSNIAEVLEIMEMAENKLREHYICGGSTSGLSMNTPEETDDETTSLSMDVPSAGENKEDSMQPVILTSANPCTPLIGVVSPDIYCGQMSRVPCESDESSSFIWNPSEGSTDDLTSNSCNNSKNIAASDDRIKQEKPASGLQERNAACTKSDDVLETESTAQSTFEQKNADLDSSCSSQASARETSWKIKINDQKKKLMENILLYEEDKLNSSELFES